The following coding sequences lie in one Arachis hypogaea cultivar Tifrunner chromosome 4, arahy.Tifrunner.gnm2.J5K5, whole genome shotgun sequence genomic window:
- the LOC112796796 gene encoding probable purine permease 5 isoform X2, with the protein MPLPSVPLLEPESSMEPESSTPPSSVWGQIFEFTAKARDAYKRRPIPYWILLILGIVAMLVAFPASSILSRVYYDNGGQSKWIISWVSVAGWPLTALILFPTYFLQRISPTPLSLKLALSYIFLGFLSAADNLMYAYAYAYLPASTASLVASSSLVFSALFGYLLVKNQINASIINSIVVITAGLTIIALDSSSDRYPGISDSQYIMGYVWDILGSALHGLIFALSELVFVKLVGRRSFIVVLEQQVMVSLFAFAFTTVGILLSRDFQGMASEANNFKGGRAAYYLVIIWGAITFQLGVLGATAVVFLASTVLAGVLNAVRTPITSIAAVILLHDPMSGFKILSLLITVWGFGSFIYGSSMGEKSS; encoded by the exons ATGCCACTGCCGTCTGTGCCGCTGCTTGAACCTG AATCATCTATGGAGCCAGAATCATCAACTCCTCCCTCTTCAGTTTGGGGTCAAATTTTCGAATTCACAGCTAAGGCTAGAGATGCATACAAAAGAAGGCCAATCCCCTATTGGATTCTTCTCATTCTTGGAATCGTAGCAATGCTCGTGGCATTTCCTGCTTCCAGCATCCTGTCTCGCGTTTATTATGATAATGGCGGCCAAAGCAAGTGGATCATATCTTGGGTGTCTGTGGCTGGATGGCCTCTAACTGCTCTGATATTGTTTCCTACATACTTTCTTCAGAGAATCTCTCCAACGCCGCTGAGTTTAAAACTCGCTCTATCttatatttttttgggttttctaagtGCTGCTGACAACCTCATGTATGCCTACGCCTATGCATACCTCCCTGCATCTACTGCTTCACTGGTGGCATCATCTTCCCTTGTGTTTTCTGCGCTCTTCGGTTACCTTCTTGTCAAGAACCAAATCAATGCTTCGATAATAAATTCTATTGTTGTCATAACTGCTGGATTGACCATTATCGCATTGGATTCTAGCTCAGATAGATATCCTGGCATCAGTGACAGCCAGTACATCATGGGATACGTGTGGGACATATTAGGGTCTGCTCTTCATGGGCTTATTTTTGCCCTCTCGGAGTTGGTCTTTGTGAAGTTAGTCGGAAGAAGATCCTTCATTGTTGTTCTGGAACAACAAGTTATGGTATCTCTTTTTGCATTTGCGTTCACCACTGTAGGGATTCTTTTGAGCCGTGATTTTCAAGGAATGGCATCTGAAGCTAACAATTTCAAAGGCGGTCGAGCAGCTTATTACCTTGTAATCATTTGGGGTGCAATCACATTTCAGTTGGGGGTCTTAGGAGCCACCGCCGTTGTTTTCTTGGCTTCGACTGTGCTAGCAGGTGTGCTTAATGCAGTCAGAACTCCGATAACAAGCATTGCTGCAGTGATATTGCTTCATGACCCAATGAGTGGTTTCAAGATCCTCTCATTGTTGATTACCGTATGGGGATTTGGCTCATTTATTTATGGCAGTTCTATGGGTGAAAAATCATCTTAA
- the LOC112796796 gene encoding probable purine permease 5 isoform X1, with the protein MPLPSVPLLEPAESSMEPESSTPPSSVWGQIFEFTAKARDAYKRRPIPYWILLILGIVAMLVAFPASSILSRVYYDNGGQSKWIISWVSVAGWPLTALILFPTYFLQRISPTPLSLKLALSYIFLGFLSAADNLMYAYAYAYLPASTASLVASSSLVFSALFGYLLVKNQINASIINSIVVITAGLTIIALDSSSDRYPGISDSQYIMGYVWDILGSALHGLIFALSELVFVKLVGRRSFIVVLEQQVMVSLFAFAFTTVGILLSRDFQGMASEANNFKGGRAAYYLVIIWGAITFQLGVLGATAVVFLASTVLAGVLNAVRTPITSIAAVILLHDPMSGFKILSLLITVWGFGSFIYGSSMGEKSS; encoded by the exons ATGCCACTGCCGTCTGTGCCGCTGCTTGAACCTG CAGAATCATCTATGGAGCCAGAATCATCAACTCCTCCCTCTTCAGTTTGGGGTCAAATTTTCGAATTCACAGCTAAGGCTAGAGATGCATACAAAAGAAGGCCAATCCCCTATTGGATTCTTCTCATTCTTGGAATCGTAGCAATGCTCGTGGCATTTCCTGCTTCCAGCATCCTGTCTCGCGTTTATTATGATAATGGCGGCCAAAGCAAGTGGATCATATCTTGGGTGTCTGTGGCTGGATGGCCTCTAACTGCTCTGATATTGTTTCCTACATACTTTCTTCAGAGAATCTCTCCAACGCCGCTGAGTTTAAAACTCGCTCTATCttatatttttttgggttttctaagtGCTGCTGACAACCTCATGTATGCCTACGCCTATGCATACCTCCCTGCATCTACTGCTTCACTGGTGGCATCATCTTCCCTTGTGTTTTCTGCGCTCTTCGGTTACCTTCTTGTCAAGAACCAAATCAATGCTTCGATAATAAATTCTATTGTTGTCATAACTGCTGGATTGACCATTATCGCATTGGATTCTAGCTCAGATAGATATCCTGGCATCAGTGACAGCCAGTACATCATGGGATACGTGTGGGACATATTAGGGTCTGCTCTTCATGGGCTTATTTTTGCCCTCTCGGAGTTGGTCTTTGTGAAGTTAGTCGGAAGAAGATCCTTCATTGTTGTTCTGGAACAACAAGTTATGGTATCTCTTTTTGCATTTGCGTTCACCACTGTAGGGATTCTTTTGAGCCGTGATTTTCAAGGAATGGCATCTGAAGCTAACAATTTCAAAGGCGGTCGAGCAGCTTATTACCTTGTAATCATTTGGGGTGCAATCACATTTCAGTTGGGGGTCTTAGGAGCCACCGCCGTTGTTTTCTTGGCTTCGACTGTGCTAGCAGGTGTGCTTAATGCAGTCAGAACTCCGATAACAAGCATTGCTGCAGTGATATTGCTTCATGACCCAATGAGTGGTTTCAAGATCCTCTCATTGTTGATTACCGTATGGGGATTTGGCTCATTTATTTATGGCAGTTCTATGGGTGAAAAATCATCTTAA